The following are encoded together in the Nyctibius grandis isolate bNycGra1 chromosome 5, bNycGra1.pri, whole genome shotgun sequence genome:
- the LOC137664074 gene encoding poly(U)-specific endoribonuclease-A-like: MAQIPSYRQTEVWQPKKALNHELSKLFNEMWDMDVNRLMPGKDYTIDLQGKAGAAQQGDSAVQDSAARHLFHNVNEERLKSIKTFATFISLLDNYETSTGIAEVVTPEEIVENNCFLDAILATEVMKLAHEYLLKKNLVKPNLADFKYQLYDIWFQLYARKEGDRPDSCGFEHVFVGETRHGKQILGLHNWVQFYLQEKRNQIDYKGYVARKNKTRPDKDDQVLSIQFSWKGSVKPIGSTFIGVSPEFEFALYTVIFLLAEERVTRETVKIEEYELQIVVCRHGHHIGTAYPVLLSTSSED, from the exons GAAGGCCTTAAATCATGAACTTTCTAAACTTTTCAATGAGATGTGGGATATGGATGTTAACCGCCTTATGCCTGGGAAAGACTACACAATTGATTTGCAG GGAAAAGCAGGTGCCGCACAGCAAGGTGACAGTGCTGTCCAGGACAGCGCAGCCAGACACCTGTTTCACAACGTAAATGAAGAACGCCTGAAGAGCATAAAAACTTTTGCAA ccTTTATTTCCTTATTGGACAATTATGAGACATCAACCGGTATAGCAGAAGTAGTGACTCCAGAAGAAATAGTTGAAAACAATTGTTTTCTTGATGCTATCTTAGCAACAGAAGTCATGAAA CTAGCTCATGAatatctgcttaaaaaaaacctagtAAAGCCAAACCTTGCCGATTTCAAATATCAGCTCTATGACATCTGGTTCCAGCTTTACGCCAGGAAAGAAGGAGACAG ACCTGATTCTTGCGGTTTTGAACATGTTTTTGTTGGAGAAACAAGGCATGGTAAACAGATCTTAGGTTTGCACAACTGGGTGCAATTTTACCTTCAGGAAAAGCGCAACCAAATTGACTACAAGGGATATGTGGCTCGGAAGAACAAAACCAGG CCTGACAAAGACGACCAAGTTTTGAGCATccagttcagttggaagggcTCGGTCAAGCCAATTGGCAGCACCTTTATTGGTGTCAGCCCAGAGTTTGAATTTGCCCTTTACACTGTCATTTTTCTGCTAGCTGAAGAAAGAGTCACACGTGAAACAGTGAAGATAGAGGAATATGAGCTGCAGATAGTTGTTTGCCGCCATGGGCACCACATTGGAACAGCATATCCAGTACTCCTCAGCACCAGTAGTGAAGACTAG